Part of the Candidatus Berkelbacteria bacterium genome is shown below.
GCGCAATCGCGTTATCAATCTCGATCGGTGTCGACAGATTAACGAATGTATGGCGGCTAAGACTTCCGAATCGGGGCTTAATGACCACCGGAACCCCAAGCTGTTGCGCGAGCCGACGCGCTCGCGACGCGCTCGTGGCCGCTCCTCCTTGGGCGTGCGGAAGGTCGAGTCGTTGGAGAAGCTGTTTGAGCGCTTGCTTGTCGTCGTACGCTAGTTTTGGCGTTGCCAAAGTGAGGAGCGGTAGCCCTTCAAAGTAATGTCGCCGGTGGTCAGAGTGGAGTTCGCCAATGGGGCAATCCTTTCCTCGAAAAGTTAGACATTCAACGTGCGCGCCTCGTCGGTCAGCGGCGACCGCGATGATGCGTAAATTAGCGGCGGCGACCGTATCGTCGGCTGTAACTTTGCGAGCGCCTAGGACACCGATTTTTCGTAGAATATCAATGCCGACACCCAACCCAAAACCAAAGATCGTATGGATGACCGGCGGAGCGTGTTGTCGTACCCACTGCGTCGGACAACAAAGTGGGGTGGCGATCCACTCCAATATCTCGAGTTGCCGTTCGAGCCAATGATTGGGATGAGCAGTGTAGGGAGCACAGTCGCGACAAACTGATTCAGAGATCATAGTTGAGATTTTGGAGCGTCGTTAGACGCATCTGTCGCCACCCGATGGATCTCTTCCTCGGTTGTAAGGCCGAGTTTAACTTTTTGCATCCCATCCTCAAAGAGCGAGATCATGCCAGCGCGCTTTGAGGCCTGATTGAAGGCATCGATCGAGGCTTTTTGTTGAATAAGCGTTTCGAGTTCAGGATTCGGCGTTAAGAGCTCGGCAATCGCAATTCGACCTTTATAGCGTTCATCCCCCACCCCATTGGGATTTTCCAGACGGCGCACTAATCGTTGAGCAATAATTAGATTGATCACGCCTGAAAGCAAGTAAGTTTTGACGCCCATATCGAGCAAGCGGGGAATCGCGCCGGCGGCTGAATTAGTATGCAAAGTTGCTAAAACCAAGTGGCCGGTCAATGAGGCCTGAACCGCAATCGTAGCGGTTTCGGCGTCGCGAATTTCACCGACCATGATAATATCCGGGTCTTGGCGCAGAATACTTCGGAGCGCGGCCGGGAAATCGTAGTTCTTTTCATGATCGATCTGCGACTGCTGAACGCCTTCAACTCGATACTCGATCGGATCTTCAATCGTAATAATTTTCACGCCAGGTTTGTTTAGCTCCGAAAGAATGGCATAGAGCGTTGTCGTTTTACCGGATCCGGTCGGGCCGGTATTCAAAATCAGACCATTCGGCTTGCTAATCGCAGTGCGAATGACGGCCGCTTGTTCGGGCGTGAAGCCGAGATCGTCAAGCTTAATTTTAGCGCTCCCGCCGGTTAGCAAGCGCAGAACAAAGGTTTCGCCATAGCCAGTTGGTAAGCTGGAAACGCGAACATCAAATTTTTTATCGAGTGAACGATATTCAAACCGTCCATCTTGAGGTGTGTCGATAACATCAAGTTTGAGTTGGGCTAGATACTTAATTCGGCTTCGAAGCAGACGATACTGGGCAAACGACACCTCGGCGATCGTTTGGAGCACGCCATCGATGCGAAATCGAGCCGTCATTTTATTCTCGGCCGGTTCAATATGAATATCGGTAGCGCGCATCGCCACGGCGCCGGCAAAGAGCACATCCATGATCTCGGTGGTTGAGACGGCGCTTAGGCGTTGAGCTAAACCGGCGCGATCCTGAAAATTTGCTAACACCTCGTTTTTTTGCTCGCTCACCGCAGGCGTCGATGGCGCCTTGTCGGCTTCAATCTCGATCAATTTGCGAGCATACGAAAAACTTGTGCCCGAACAAACGGCGAGTGAAAGCGCCATGCCTTGAGCGGCGCCAAATTCGTTCAAAAAACGCGACAGGTCAGGATTCTCCGGATTCGGCGTGGCAAGTTTAAG
Proteins encoded:
- a CDS encoding type II/IV secretion system protein; its protein translation is MFDVRSMVQNVNRDEEEREAQALAERLRLQYVNLVDYPFSRTILHVIPEESISKYLLIPYLRAGANLKLATPNPENPDLSRFLNEFGAAQGMALSLAVCSGTSFSYARKLIEIEADKAPSTPAVSEQKNEVLANFQDRAGLAQRLSAVSTTEIMDVLFAGAVAMRATDIHIEPAENKMTARFRIDGVLQTIAEVSFAQYRLLRSRIKYLAQLKLDVIDTPQDGRFEYRSLDKKFDVRVSSLPTGYGETFVLRLLTGGSAKIKLDDLGFTPEQAAVIRTAISKPNGLILNTGPTGSGKTTTLYAILSELNKPGVKIITIEDPIEYRVEGVQQSQIDHEKNYDFPAALRSILRQDPDIIMVGEIRDAETATIAVQASLTGHLVLATLHTNSAAGAIPRLLDMGVKTYLLSGVINLIIAQRLVRRLENPNGVGDERYKGRIAIAELLTPNPELETLIQQKASIDAFNQASKRAGMISLFEDGMQKVKLGLTTEEEIHRVATDASNDAPKSQL